The DNA window GGAACATGAGCGGCCACTCGCGCACGGAATAGGATTTGTCGTAGGTTGAAAAAGCCGAGTATTCCTTGACTTCCTGAGTGATCAGGTTGGCATGGATATACTTGGATTCGCAGGCAACGTTGATCTGACGCCCCTTGTACGGAGTCACCCAGTTGGTGGTGATGTTGGCCAGAACGCCGTTTTCCATCTCTGCGGTAATCAGGGCAGAGTCCTCGTGCTTGCCGATGGATGTGGAGCTGACCGCATACACGGACTTGAATTCCGAGCCGGTCAGGTAACGGATCAGGTCGATGTCATGGGAGCCGAGATCCTTGATGACCCCCACATCCTGAATGCGCGGCGGATACGGTCCCACGCGCTCGATCTGGATGGAGATAACGTCGTCTCCGAGCAGTTCCTTGACGCGAGCCACGGCCGGATTGAACCGCTCCACATGGCCGACCATCAGGGCAACGCCCTTTTCCCTGGCCTTGGCCACCAGCTCCTCGCCCTGAGCTGCCGTAACGGCCAAAGGCTTCTCGATGATCACGTTGATATTCTTGTCCATGACCTTGAGACCGGTCTCGTGATGCAGGCTGGTGGGCACACACACGGACATGGCGTCCAGATCATGTTCCAGCAGCTCGTCCAGGGTGGCAAAGGTCTTGACGCCGAACTGGGCAGCGACTTCTTCGCGTGCCTTTTCATCCACATCGACCACGCCTACCACTTCAACACCAGACATTTCAGTGTAGTTGCGCAGATGGACACGGCCCATCCAGCCCAAACCTACAACGCCGACTTTCAACATGTATATATCCTCGTTCTAGGGTTCACGTTTGGGTGTTTCCTACAGGGCAAAGGCGGACATGGCAACCCCGAAACATGAAGGTCTCCCGGCCCGTCTTGCGGCCATCCCGCACATGCGCTACTAACTGTGCATGCACACAGGAAATACATCCGGTCCCATCTGGTTCAGCGTAGGCGAGGCCTCCGGCGACCTGCACGGTGCCGAGCTGATGAAGGGCTTCAGAACCCTGGACACCAGCGCCACTTTCACCGGCATGGGCGGTCCGGCCATGAAAGCCCAGGGCCTGGACATCCGCTATTCCATGAAGCTCATCTCCCTGGTCGGCATCACCGAGATCCTCGGCGGCCTGCCGCGCATCCTGAAACTGCTCGGCAAGATCAAACGGGAACTGGCCGCTGTCCGGCCACGCGCCGTCATCCTGGTGGACTGCCCGGAATTCAACTTCCGCATCGCCAAGATCGCCAAGAAGCTCGGCATCCCGGTCTACTATTACATCAGCCCCCAGATATGGGCCTGGCGGTCGGGCCGGGCCAACTTCCTGCGCGAACATGTTCGCAAGGTCATCTGCATCCTTCCCTTTGAAAAGGATTTCTATAAACGGTACGACATGAACGTCGAATACGTGGGCCATCCGCTCATGGACGTCCTGCCCCTGGAAAAGCTCGACCAGCTCCCGGTGCAGGAAAACCGTATCGGGCTTCTGCCCGGCAGCCGGACCAAGGAAGTCACCACCCTGCTGCCCGTCTTTGCGGAAACAGCCAAACTGCTCAAGGCAAGGCATTCCGACCTGAAATATGTGCTTGTCCGCGCTCCGGGCATGGACGAATCGCTGCTGCGCTCACTCTGGCCCGAAG is part of the Pseudodesulfovibrio sp. S3 genome and encodes:
- a CDS encoding Gfo/Idh/MocA family oxidoreductase — encoded protein: MLKVGVVGLGWMGRVHLRNYTEMSGVEVVGVVDVDEKAREEVAAQFGVKTFATLDELLEHDLDAMSVCVPTSLHHETGLKVMDKNINVIIEKPLAVTAAQGEELVAKAREKGVALMVGHVERFNPAVARVKELLGDDVISIQIERVGPYPPRIQDVGVIKDLGSHDIDLIRYLTGSEFKSVYAVSSTSIGKHEDSALITAEMENGVLANITTNWVTPYKGRQINVACESKYIHANLITQEVKEYSAFSTYDKSYSVREWPLMFREPVKEELTQFLNALRKGTPVPITGEDGLEVLKTFERIFDCMD
- the lpxB gene encoding lipid-A-disaccharide synthase — protein: MHTGNTSGPIWFSVGEASGDLHGAELMKGFRTLDTSATFTGMGGPAMKAQGLDIRYSMKLISLVGITEILGGLPRILKLLGKIKRELAAVRPRAVILVDCPEFNFRIAKIAKKLGIPVYYYISPQIWAWRSGRANFLREHVRKVICILPFEKDFYKRYDMNVEYVGHPLMDVLPLEKLDQLPVQENRIGLLPGSRTKEVTTLLPVFAETAKLLKARHSDLKYVLVRAPGMDESLLRSLWPEDIPVEFVAPDTRYETFRSCKFIMAASGTVTLETALIGTPVLVAYRVSFLSMLVAKALVNVDYISLPNLILGKEIYPEHIQGNANPVTLFKTAGAWLDDPTAYETVKNELASLRTMVGDPGAPERAAGIIIRDLAELGV